A stretch of DNA from Mesomycoplasma lagogenitalium:
TGATATAAAAAATTTATGTCAGAATTTGATTGCTCCGCTTGCAATGGATCGAGATTAAATAAATATGCATTAGCTGTAAAAATTAATGATTTAAATATTTTTGAATTTGTTAATTTATCAATTGAAGATTCACTAAAAGTGATTGAAAATTTAAATATTAACGAATTTGAAAAAGAAGTTTCTCAAATGGTAGTTAACGAAATTCAATCCCGTTTAACCTTTTTAAAAAATGTTGGCCTTGAGTATTTATCTTTACATCGAAAAGCAGAAACTCTTTCAGGTGGCGAATCGCAAAGAATTAGATTAGCAACACAAATCGGTTCCAATCTAACTGGAGTTTTATATGTTTTAGATGAACCTTCAATTGGTTTGCACCAAAAAGATAATCAAAAACTTATTGATTCACTAAAACAGATGGTTGAAATTGGAAATACTTTAATTGTTGTAGAGCATGATGAAGAAACAATTTGATCAGCTGATCATATTGTTGATATAGGTCCTTTAGCAGGTAAACATGGTGGACAATTAATTGCTCAAGGGACAGTTGAAGATATTATTAATAGTCCTTTATCAGAAACTGGTAAATTTTTATCTGGTCAAAAACAGATAAAAATTCCTGCAAAACGAAGAGCAGGTAATAATCAATTCATTGTTATTAAAGGAGCTCAAGAAAATAATTTAAAAAACATTGATGTAAAAATTCCTTTAGGTAAATTTGTTGCTATAACAGGGGTATCTGGTTCTGGTAAAAGTACTTTAATAAATGAAATTTTAGTTAAAGGAATTGAAAGAAAAATTTCTCAAGAACCAGTTAAAACTGGTAAGCATAAAGATATTGAAGGAATTTATAATATTGACAAAATTATTCAAATTACTCAGTCTCCAATTGGTAGAACACCTAGATCTAATCCCGCTACTTATACTAGTGTATTTGATGATATAAGAGATGTTTATGCTAATTTAGAAGAATCACGAAGTCGTGGTTATTTAAAAGGTAAATTTTCTTTTAATGCTTCTGACGGAAGATGCGAAAAATGTTGAGGAGATGGTTCTTTAAAAATTGAAATGCATTTTCTACCTGATGTTTATATAACTTGCGATCATTGTGAAGGCACCAGATATAAAAGTGAAATATTAGAAATTAAATATAAAAACAAAAATATTGCAGATATTTTAAATATGACAGTTGAAGATGCTTATGATTTTTTTTCCAATCGTCCTAAAATAGCTCAAAAACTAAAAACATTAATGGATGTTGGTTTAGATTATATAACTTTAGGTCAATCAGCAACTACCTTGTCAGGCGGTGAAGCGCAAAGAGTAAAACTAGCAAAATTTTTACAAAAAAAACCAACTGGCAAAACACTTTATGTTCTAGATGAGCCTACTACAGGATTGCATTCGCTTGATGTTTTAAAATTAATTGATGTTTTAAATCGTTTAGCAGATCAAGGTGAAACAATTTTAGTAATCGAACATAATTTAGATTTAATTAAAGTTAGTGATTATATAATTGATTTAGGACCTGGAGGTGGTATTAATGGAGGGACAATAGTTGCAACAGGCACACCTGAGCAAGTGGCATTAAATGAAAATTCATTTACTGGCCAATATTTAAAAGGAGTATTATTAAATAATGGAAAAAAGAGTTAGTGTCGATAAAATAATTAAAGATTTTTATTTAATTAAACTTAATGAATTTCCTAATGCTTTTATTGAAAGACCATCTATTAATCGGGCGGGACTTTTATTAGGTGGTAATTTTAAAAGAGAAACTTTAACAAAAAATATTGTTGGTTGAGGAACTAACGAATCAGAATTTCTTCTTTCATTAAGCGAAGAAAAAAGAAAAAAAGCTTTAAAAACAGTTATTGGTGCCTTGCCGCCACTGTTATTATTATCAATTGGTTTTTCAGCAAATTTATATCAAGAAGTATTACAAATTGCTGAAAAATATAAAGTTCAAGTTGTTAAAAGTCAAGAACATTTATCAACATTAATTGCTAATATCGGTAGTTATTTAACTGAATATTTTGCAAAAACTGTTTCTGTTCATGGTTGTGCTGTTTTAGTAAATGGAGTAGGGGTAATGATAATTGGCCCTTCTGGTGCTGGTAAATCGGAAGCCGTTTTGGAATTAATTCAAGAAGGACACACATTTGTAACTGATGATACAGTAGTAATATCGCGACTTGGAAATCGCTTTATCGGTAAACCAGCCACAATTACTCAAGATTTTCTAGAAGTAAGAGGGATAGGTTTGATTGATATAAGACACACTTATGGTTCAAGTATGATTAGAGCAAAATTAGACATAGATTTAGTTTTAGAGTTAGTACCAGATAATGAAAATATTATTTTTGATCGTCTAGGAAAATGAGACTTGGAGTATAATATTTTAGACGGTGCAATTCAAAAAATACAAATCCCCGTTAAGCAAGGGAGAACTATTTCTTCTCTAGTTGTAGCAGCAGTAAATGCTTATTTAGTAAGAAAAGATGGTTTAGATCCGTTACAAAAAATTCAAGAAAGGATATTAAAAGAAAATGAATAATCAAGAATTAATTGAAAAATTCGGCAGACCATTTTCAGTCGGTGAAGCTTATGAAATATTTCCTGGATTTCCAGTTTATAGTTTTATGATCTTTTTAGGAATGGTATTTGCGATTTTAACAATTGCCTTTTTCTGAAAACGTGAAAATCTTAATTTTGATCATTTATTTGTTTTAATTATCATTACAATCCCTTCATCAATTATTGGTGCAAGATTAGGATTTATATTTGAACAAATATCTGTTGGAAATGGTGGTTCATTAAAAGATAATTGGTGAAACATCCGAAGTGGAGGACTTTCGATTCAATGAGGAGTTATTCTTTCCGCTTCTTTAGATTTAGTTTATGTTTTTATAAAAAGAAAAGAACTAGATTATCGTAAATGTTTATCAATTATTTTGCCAACAGTTTTAATTGGACAAGCAGTTGGTAGATGAGGTAATTTTACAAACCACGAAGTTTATGGAAAACAGGATTTAACTGGAGAATGAACATTATGATTGGGGCCAATTATTTCCAAAAATATGTTTATTAGTGATGCTGTTTATCCTAATGGAGCATTAAGAATTCCGCTATTTTTCTATGAATTTTTAACTTCATTAATCGGTTATATAATTATTGTTTGAATTTTAAATTTCTTCAATTGATTAAAACCGGGAGTAACAGCAGGATTTTATTTAATATGGTACGGTATAGTTAGATCATCGATGGAATTTTTAAGAGAAGAATCATATGTAATTTACTTTGTATTAGCAATTTTTTACATCATTTTCGGAATCGCTCTTTCCGTTTATTACCAGTTTTTTGGTAATTATGTTTATAAAATTGTTGATAAAAAACTTAAAATTGAAAAACGAGAAAGATATAAAGCAGAGAAAAAACCAATTGGTAAAGCTTATTGAATTTTTTATGAAAGAATTAATTATGAAATTCAAGAGCAACAAACAGACGCTCAAAAGCAACTAAAATTAGAAAAAAATACAAACAAAATGTAATAAAGGAGAAAAAATGGAAAAAATTTATG
This window harbors:
- the hprK gene encoding HPr(Ser) kinase/phosphatase, with amino-acid sequence MEKRVSVDKIIKDFYLIKLNEFPNAFIERPSINRAGLLLGGNFKRETLTKNIVGWGTNESEFLLSLSEEKRKKALKTVIGALPPLLLLSIGFSANLYQEVLQIAEKYKVQVVKSQEHLSTLIANIGSYLTEYFAKTVSVHGCAVLVNGVGVMIIGPSGAGKSEAVLELIQEGHTFVTDDTVVISRLGNRFIGKPATITQDFLEVRGIGLIDIRHTYGSSMIRAKLDIDLVLELVPDNENIIFDRLGKWDLEYNILDGAIQKIQIPVKQGRTISSLVVAAVNAYLVRKDGLDPLQKIQERILKENE
- the uvrA gene encoding excinuclease ABC subunit UvrA, translated to MKNTHDFITIKGARENNLKNIDVVIPKNKLVVFTGVSGSGKSSLAFNTIYEEGRRRYVDSLSSYARQFLGGTKKPDVMSIDGLSPAISIEQKTTNNNPRSTVGTITEIYDYLRLLYARVGRPFCPKHKNEITNQKTKEIVDAIYKFPVDSKLYILSPIVVNEKGTQQQVLAKLKREGFIRVKIDGEIYLLDDEIKLDKNKKHSIEIVVDRLILNSDNRNRITEAIDLAADYSGGIVNVEIIDQQIITFSKLQACHFGDFNMPKIDTKLFSFNAPSGMCSECKGIGITLKGDFHLLVPNKELSLAQGAVKIFGTPINKKSIEWKEFEILMNEYDIDINKPIYKMTNDELEIIKYGADKEISYSIVSESGNLYKRERRIEGIIDRIEERYLSTSSEDLRTWYKKFMSEFDCSACNGSRLNKYALAVKINDLNIFEFVNLSIEDSLKVIENLNINEFEKEVSQMVVNEIQSRLTFLKNVGLEYLSLHRKAETLSGGESQRIRLATQIGSNLTGVLYVLDEPSIGLHQKDNQKLIDSLKQMVEIGNTLIVVEHDEETIWSADHIVDIGPLAGKHGGQLIAQGTVEDIINSPLSETGKFLSGQKQIKIPAKRRAGNNQFIVIKGAQENNLKNIDVKIPLGKFVAITGVSGSGKSTLINEILVKGIERKISQEPVKTGKHKDIEGIYNIDKIIQITQSPIGRTPRSNPATYTSVFDDIRDVYANLEESRSRGYLKGKFSFNASDGRCEKCWGDGSLKIEMHFLPDVYITCDHCEGTRYKSEILEIKYKNKNIADILNMTVEDAYDFFSNRPKIAQKLKTLMDVGLDYITLGQSATTLSGGEAQRVKLAKFLQKKPTGKTLYVLDEPTTGLHSLDVLKLIDVLNRLADQGETILVIEHNLDLIKVSDYIIDLGPGGGINGGTIVATGTPEQVALNENSFTGQYLKGVLLNNGKKS
- the lgt gene encoding prolipoprotein diacylglyceryl transferase; the protein is MNNQELIEKFGRPFSVGEAYEIFPGFPVYSFMIFLGMVFAILTIAFFWKRENLNFDHLFVLIIITIPSSIIGARLGFIFEQISVGNGGSLKDNWWNIRSGGLSIQWGVILSASLDLVYVFIKRKELDYRKCLSIILPTVLIGQAVGRWGNFTNHEVYGKQDLTGEWTLWLGPIISKNMFISDAVYPNGALRIPLFFYEFLTSLIGYIIIVWILNFFNWLKPGVTAGFYLIWYGIVRSSMEFLREESYVIYFVLAIFYIIFGIALSVYYQFFGNYVYKIVDKKLKIEKRERYKAEKKPIGKAYWIFYERINYEIQEQQTDAQKQLKLEKNTNKM